In a genomic window of Pleurocapsa sp. PCC 7319:
- a CDS encoding WecB/TagA/CpsF family glycosyltransferase: protein MKNKWYELLGVRINLLSMTQLNALISEAIALNTKWIIANHNLNSLYIYHHNPKMRDFYGIADYIHIDGMALVFLGKFFRLPCKRKHRVTYADWVWSLIAEASQQGWRILYLGSKPGIADKGAQILQDKYPGLQMVTVNGHFDLNSSENQVILGKINAYQPHILMVGMGMPRQEQWILDNIEKIETNAILPSGACIDYVAGAVATPPRWMGKICLEWLYRLINEPKRLWRRYLIEPWFIVGLLFQEFLYQIGSKLHLLRKKRKSQSTSVIRN from the coding sequence ATGAAAAATAAATGGTACGAGTTGCTCGGCGTTAGAATAAACCTGCTTAGTATGACCCAGCTTAACGCCTTAATTAGTGAAGCTATTGCGCTCAACACCAAGTGGATTATTGCTAACCATAATCTCAACAGTCTGTATATTTATCATCACAATCCTAAAATGAGAGACTTTTACGGTATTGCAGATTATATTCATATAGACGGTATGGCTTTAGTCTTTTTAGGTAAATTTTTTCGTCTCCCCTGCAAAAGAAAACACCGTGTTACTTATGCAGATTGGGTATGGTCTTTGATAGCAGAGGCCTCACAACAAGGTTGGCGTATCTTATATTTGGGTTCTAAACCAGGAATTGCTGACAAAGGAGCTCAGATTCTACAGGATAAGTATCCAGGTTTGCAAATGGTTACTGTAAATGGTCATTTTGACCTAAATAGCTCAGAAAACCAGGTAATCTTAGGTAAAATAAATGCTTATCAGCCTCATATCTTGATGGTAGGGATGGGAATGCCTCGTCAGGAACAATGGATTCTCGATAATATCGAAAAGATCGAGACTAATGCTATTCTTCCTAGTGGTGCTTGCATAGACTATGTAGCCGGAGCAGTAGCAACTCCTCCTCGTTGGATGGGAAAAATATGTCTAGAGTGGCTGTATCGCCTCATCAATGAACCTAAAAGACTATGGAGGCGGTATTTGATAGAACCTTGGTTCATAGTTGGACTACTTTTTCAAGAATTCCTTTATCAAATCGGCAGTAAACTTCATCTTTTGAGGAAGAAGAGGAAAAGTCAGTCCACTTCCGTAATCAGGAATT